The Coffea arabica cultivar ET-39 chromosome 2c, Coffea Arabica ET-39 HiFi, whole genome shotgun sequence genome includes the window AAGAATCTTATTAGAAATAATATATGTGTCGGATTGTCATGCATCATCCTAGCCGAAATCTTGCCAATCTTGCATGTGAGGTACTATTCATGTCTGACCATTATTTTATACATCCAATACAAAACTTGAATTTAAGATTATTATTCTTGCCATTCTTCTAGATTGAACAATGAAAATCAATTTATAGTCTAAATCAGGGCAGGCCTACTGATGTGGCTTAATATGAatagttttcaaaaatttttgaaatataagttTGAGTGTGCTTATTACATAGTGCTCTCTTTGCCAAAGCACTATTTAGCCTCAATGAAGAGGCATCTGTTAAATTTTATTCTTATTATGCCATTTCCTTTGCTGCTGCCCATTTttgtacttttcttttttattattattatattcatTTTCTATCTCTTTACTGATCTTTTTTCTCTTATTGAGAAGTCTTGTATAACCATATTCTCACTTCGATTAGCTATCAattatttccctttttttttccaatttgacGATCGAAGTTAACGAGAAAACTAACATCTCATTTTACCGagtatccttcttttctttttaaaatctTAAGGGAAAGCTTCACTCCAAAAACTGGGATAAAATGTTTATTACTACATACATAAGGTACTAATACTAGAGTTTGCATTACTCAGGGGTCTTTTGTGTAATTTACCTAAATCTTTGGCgcctttttttcaaatctgcATCtagttttacattttctttaacACTAGAAAGGACTTGAAAGAAACGACATAGTTTAGAACCGATCCAATTTGTATTGTTTTAGGCTTTTAGCTTTGGGAGAGTTTCTCGTTTGAACATCGAAGGATTTAAGCTTCCAATTTCCCAATTTCTAGGGTTTCATTCTCGCAAATTCCAATCCATTCCTTCCTTCGGATAGGTAACAATTCTACCCCCTGGCTTGCTGCTATTCTCGTAGGATTAAGGATTTTCAATTTTCCCAAGAATTCACAATGGTGGTCAGATTCTGGATTTGTGTTTATTTGCCCTAATTTCGTGATTTCGTATCTGTGAAATTGTAAAACTTGTGAGAGAATGGAAAGGGGGAAAATGACTTCAGACCAGGTCGTTGCTGAATTGATTGGCATGGGTTTTGAGTTTGACGATGTAAAAGAAGCCATTAAGGCCGTAGGTCCATCTTTGGATGACGCAGTTGAGTTTATCTTAAATGGTTGTTGTAGAAAGAGTAGAAATGTATTGGGTAGTTCTACAAGTTCTCTGGGTGGCAGCACAAGCAGCAAGAAATCTGCTGGTAAAATGCGGCAGTTAAGCATCATTGAGCACTTACAATGTGGACGTAAACCTAATAAAAGTAGCAAGTTCACCAATGAACCTCACTTAGTCATGCCTAGCTCAGTGAGATTGCTTGGGACTGCATTAGGATCAAAAGAATCTCTTCCAGAGACTTCGAATGCAATAATACCATGTTACAAAGATGAAGATGACATTGGTCGGTCAGATTGGGAAATGGAAGTTAAAAATATACTAAACAAGCattttggtcattcatttttgAAGCCTTTTCAGAAGGAAGCTCTGGCAGCTTGGATAGCTCATAAAGACTCGCTTGTTCTTGCAGCAACAGGATCAGGTTGCTAATTTTATTATGTCTGTTCCCTGCACGCTATCATCTTGAAGAAAGTGAATTTCTTGGGATCTAAGATGGCTATGTTAATGCAGGGAAGTCTTTGTGTTTTCAGATCCCGGCGTTATTAACAGGGAAGGTGGTGGTTGTTATTTCACCACTAATAAGCTTGATGCATGATCAATGCTTGATGCTTGCAAAACATGGTGTGTCGGCTTGCTTCCTTGGATCTGGTCAAATTGATAAGAGTGTTGAAGAGAAAGCAATGAATGGCATATATGGAATTATCTATGTCTGCCCAGAGACAGTACTGAGGTAAAATGTTGTGGTGTTTCATTTGACAAGTTTGTTTTGGTGATGGTGTATAGCAATTCTTTGACTGATtaagttttctgaaatttatcgCAGACTAATAGGATCACTTCAGAGGCTTGCAGAAAGCCGTGGAATTGCACTGTTTGCAATTGATGAAGGGCATTGTGTTTCTAAATGGGGACATGATTTTCGACCTGACTACAGGTTTATATTCTTTATACAATTTTACATTGTTGCTTAAACATGGACAACTTAAATAATTTGGTTGCTTTCTgataattgcaaaaaaaaaaaaccagttaAAAATTAATGATCCCAATTTACTCTACGACTGCACCATTTATATAAGGAGGTTCAAAGTGTATGGGATAAGGATACTTGATGAAAGCAGTTGGGGAAGTACAAGTCATGcaatttggtcctactcaaggTCCTCTACATCCCCTTTGCTGGTTTATGTTCTGAACATTTTCAACCTGATGAAGGTcccttttttttgggataatggTACAGGATGGAAAGTTTTGATCTTCATATGTCTATGAAAAAGTAATATAATCAAGAGAATGTCCTACGATTTAAGGATGCCAGGTAAGGTGATGAATCTCTTGACTCTAGTAAATTCACCATTGAAGGGTTTATGTGGCCTGAACCATTGTCAACGAGAACTGTGTGATGCTTAGAGGTAGCAAAGCTATATTGTGGGATGTTTTTGGAGATATTGTGATCAATGTTATTAATGATAGGTGTGCATTACAAGTCTttgaaatattcttttttttttttccttttttaaagtAAATTGATAAATGGGCTGCAGAATATATTCTTCTTCTAACAGTAAGATGGAGTAAACATCTCAAGATTATGTTATACTGTCCTCAAGCAAAATCTGGTCTAGGAAAGGTTTTGAGCCATTATATGTATGGAATAACATAATACTTGTGATCTGGTATGACCAACAAGTTTTAAAGTGCaagaaaaaggataaaataCTTTAGTGCATTAATGGGCCATTTTGTTGCATACCCTTTTTCACTATGTCAAGTGTCCGATGCAGGTGCTTTTTACATCTTAATGACAGTAGATTGGTTATGGAGAGTGACTGTTTTTGTTTACTTGAAATGCTACAATAAGTTTACAGCTTCATAATTTTACCAACCTGTTTCATTGAAAATTGGAGTTGGCCATGATTAACAACTGAATCACAATCTGAAACAAACTGCAAATTATTTAGTTCTTGACTGTTGCATGGACTCTGAATGATGTCGGTTGGTCTGGACGAGTGCTGGTATGAGAaaaagcatgcttatgtgctttCTATCTATACAAGATTGAGTTAGGTTAgaacttatttatttttctttcttttgtgttttttaatgaaaaatccTGATGAACTAATACTGAAAAGACTAATGTATCCTGTGAATGTTGAAATATTACTTCCAAGTAAAGCTTGGTATGTATTTACCTACCTAATTAATTTTCCACCTCATTTGCATGGTAAATATCAGGAAATCATGGTGTCTCATGTGTATCATCTTTATCCATTTCAGGCGATTGTCCATACTTAGAGAGAGCTTCAGTACTGAGAATCTCAAATTCCTAAAGTTTGACATACCGCTTATGGCGTTGACTGCTACTGCAACTATTCGTGTTCGAGATGACATTCTCAAGTCACTTTGCATGTCAATGGATTCAAAGATCATAGTCACTTCATTTTTCAGGCCGAACCTTTGTTTTTCAGTTATCCCCAAGTTCCTTTATGCTGTTTTGGATAAAAAATTTCTTCTTTAGTATTATGGATGCATTTGACTAGTTTGGTGACTTTTGGAGTAAATCCCAAACAATACTGCTTTTAGAATGAATTGGAGTGCAATATTCAGATTTTGTCAATTTCAACTAATCTGCAGCAAGAACTTGGAAAATGATCTTCAGAACCTGACGGAGAATGCacaattttgtggtttaaatttTTGATAGACATTATTTCAAAAAACAGTTTAGCAGACAGGGAAGAAGTGTCTGCAACTTAATTTTGTATTAAGAATTTTCTGAATCACTTCTGTAAAATTAGCATTTCTTATGGAATTTTGGTACACAGCTAGCTTGCGGGCATATTTCATCCTATGGTAATAaatgcttcttctttttttttttttttttttttttgagtattttCAGGTGAAGCACAGTAGAACATCATCTTTATCTTCCTATGAGAAAGATTTTCATGAGTTGATAGAGATCTacacaagaaagaagaaatttgGCAAAGCACATCAATTAATGTCGAAAAATCTGGAGCATGCACCTGACAACACGAGCAGAACAGCAACTTGCGACATGTTTGAACCAGACACAatagatgatgatgatgccTTTTCTGAAAGTGATAGTGAAGTGGGCATGTCAAATGAGTGTAGATCTGCAAGTTCAAAGGACAAGAAATTGTCTGTTGAATACCTAGAAGATGAGTGTGATGTTTTTCAGGATACAGATGATTTAGATGGTACATGCTGCTATATTTTGTTGTTTATCTTTTATTGTGCATGGAATTGCTTTACTTACTAGCTTTAACATCTAAGATAAAGCTGATTGAACACACTAGGAGAAAATAAAGAGAAAGATGAAAGAAGCATCAAAGTTTGATGCAGTTAACTAATTATGTGAAAGACATACCTAAGTTTTGAAGGGCTTGTATTGTAAGAAAGACACTGACAAGAAAAGTTAAGTTTTACCTTAAATCTCACTTATAGATAAATTAGTATGTTAATTAAGATAAAGAGATAGGCAAAGATAGCATCAAGATTTTATGTGGATAAATATCTTATATGACCTCAAATGGCTATTCACAACTTTATAAACCTTTGGAGTTAAGTACTCGCACTTTGAATGGTTGATAAACTTCTCTACATCAAATCAACTGTACAGAGGCaatataaaattttgagaacATCTTTCCACAACAGAGATAACTAGTGAATAATCAAGAAGGATGGAAAAGCAATTCATGCTTCCTACTCAAATCAACACCTGAAAATAGCCCATGCTTTTTGGTGGAAGAACTTGAAATGTAGTCCTGAGGTTAAGTCATTCCAGTAAACAAGCCAACATATCACATAGGCTTGggcatttttataatttttcttatGGTTGTTTAATTTTGTTGATGGTCCTTTCAGTTTCTTGTGGTGAATTCTCTGGACAATCAACTGCCAAGATTTTAAATGAATCAGATTCAACTGATGCATATGATCTACAGAGCAGATCGGAAGAGAGACTGAAACTTCAACTAGGACCACTAGAGGAAGGACCAACTATCATATATGTCCCTACCAGAAAAGAAACTTTAAGTGTAGCCAAGTTTCTATCCAGATTTGGTGTCAAATCTGCCGCATATAATGCAAAGGTATGCATTCATCTGTTGTTATAATCATCTCGGAAGCCTTTACCTTTCCTCACTTAGCTGAATTTTCTCAACATTCGTTGATTAAACCTATTTCCTCTAGTTTATTGAGTTTTCTGTTGCTGCATTCATATCCACTCaattttgatgtaatatttACATTGTAAGAATAAAATAGTTTGTTAATTAGGAGCTTCAGATACTGTGTGGTTGCATCTCATTTATAGAAAGCAAATTCATGGGTGGTCTCTTAGGATCCAGATGGACCAACTCTGTATACTGAATGAAGGCCTTTCATAGCAATTGAAGTATAGGGATACAAGTTTTTAAATCTCAATGCAACCAAGCTTTGTcaaattgcttctgaattggtcgCGGTCCCTCTTTCCAGCTaacttcctcttttttttcctctgaCTTGTTCAGTTGCCCAAAGCACATCTAAGGCAAGTGCATAAGGAATTTCACGACAACATCTTACAGGTAGAGGAGACATCAGAACAATATGTTTGAGTATCAAGTaacttttcttcaaaaatttacaGCCAGACTCTACCATTACCTTCTTCCTCACTTGTTTACATGaatgtttctaaagtttatccTTCTTACATTTTCTCTGGCAGTTATCATCTTATTTGAtctaaaaaaaatgtaatgtGTTAGTTATTAATTTGTCTTTTTATGCCATGATGGAGTTGGTTTATGCTTTATGTATACATTAAAATGCATCTCAGGCTTATTGGTTCTTTGTGTCCTTTTCAACTTGAGGAGGGGGGCACAGGTACGTAGATGATTATGCTGGGGAAGGAAGTAATTACAATTTTCAAAGTTATGAAGTTATGAGGTTATAATTTGGAAATATATATGTCTTTACGACTTTACATTTATCTTTGTCACAAGACCTCAGGTGTCTATAATTTATGTATAACTGTGTGTAGTTTTGAAGTTTCCCAATACTATGTGTGTATTCTGCTTTATGGTGCAGAAGATGCCTTCATTGATTGTTTATCACATACTGGAGAAAACTTGGTGTAATGGTTGAATTTGTGGTCATTTTTTTGGGCTATGAAAGAAAACCTAAGTTGTAGCACTCAATATGTAAATCCCTTGGTAGTGCTCATTATATTCAGGCGCCTTCCACAAATACTGTGAAGTAGTTTTCTCCATGAATCAAAAAGGTCCTAGAGCTCCATCCTAAATTTAATGTTGTTTTACCAGGACCGCTGTTTCATTCTGTGAATATAGTTTCTCTGGGATAGCCTGAAGAGTCCATGTAATAAACTTACTGAGAATATTCTTGAGGAAATGTCCTTCTCTGATCTAATAAGCAAGACTCGGATTTCTTTGATAAACTAAGTTTAACAATATTCATTGGGTGGTAATAATATCATTGAAGGTCATTTGATAAATTCTTGAGGACCAAGATGCTTGAATTTTTGTGTACAAAATTTTTGCAGATTTGGTTATTTATTCTCTTGGTAGTAGACTTAGTAAAGGAGTATGTGCTTGCACTGAACCCTCTGCTTAAAGGTCAATCCCCTTTATATACCTTCTTTGATGCTTTTGCATTCTCTCTGTTTCCATTTTAAACCTGTTTGAATGGTTCTATGTCATTCCTGATGCATTACTGAGCATAATATGTGAAGTCATTGGCTTAATTTTGTGGGAGCATACCTAATAAGAGTTGAACTTGTAAATAGTGCTGTAAATAAGCCAAGGTTTTTACCAAAATGTTCCTGAAGATAACCTTGGCTAAGcttgtttatatgttatataaaCCAATCTTGAGCTCAAGCTTCAGTGACTCTGCTCAAACCAGTACAGCTTGTATAAGCTCTATTCAACTCAAACTGCAGTATACTTTTACGTATTGTGATGGAACTTCAAATTTTATCATCAAAGTAATGGGTCAAAGGGAAGATAATAATTATAGCATAATCAATTTGATAAAAG containing:
- the LOC113727649 gene encoding ATP-dependent DNA helicase Q-like SIM isoform X1 codes for the protein MERGKMTSDQVVAELIGMGFEFDDVKEAIKAVGPSLDDAVEFILNGCCRKSRNVLGSSTSSLGGSTSSKKSAGKMRQLSIIEHLQCGRKPNKSSKFTNEPHLVMPSSVRLLGTALGSKESLPETSNAIIPCYKDEDDIGRSDWEMEVKNILNKHFGHSFLKPFQKEALAAWIAHKDSLVLAATGSGKSLCFQIPALLTGKVVVVISPLISLMHDQCLMLAKHGVSACFLGSGQIDKSVEEKAMNGIYGIIYVCPETVLRLIGSLQRLAESRGIALFAIDEGHCVSKWGHDFRPDYRRLSILRESFSTENLKFLKFDIPLMALTATATIRVRDDILKSLCMSMDSKIIVTSFFRPNLCFSVKHSRTSSLSSYEKDFHELIEIYTRKKKFGKAHQLMSKNLEHAPDNTSRTATCDMFEPDTIDDDDAFSESDSEVGMSNECRSASSKDKKLSVEYLEDECDVFQDTDDLDVSCGEFSGQSTAKILNESDSTDAYDLQSRSEERLKLQLGPLEEGPTIIYVPTRKETLSVAKFLSRFGVKSAAYNAKLPKAHLRQVHKEFHDNILQVVVATIAFGMGINKLNVRRIIHYGWPQSLEAYYQEAGRAGRDGKLADCAVLYANLTRIPTLLPSQRSEEQTKQAYKMLSDCFRYGMHTSSCRAKMLVEYFGQEFVQKKCFLCDICTKGPPEAHNLKKEVTILMQAIISHNGQNRFQDVSYNDAIEPGVSCRRFVEKSNLKRLISTIREQHHEFISSDLLWWQGLARVLEDKGFIKDGDDKAHVQIKFPEPTESGLQLLRSENRPFYVYPEADMMLSMRNRKPYSSFAEWGKGWADPEIRRQRLKRKREGSWKRPKERKMVKPDMKTVRGRLVAKILKRR
- the LOC113727649 gene encoding ATP-dependent DNA helicase Q-like SIM isoform X2: MERGKMTSDQVVAELIGMGFEFDDVKEAIKAVGPSLDDAVEFILNGCCRKSRNVLGSSTSSLGGSTSSKKSAGKMRQLSIIEHLQCGRKPNKSSKFTNEPHLVMPSSVRLLGTALGSKESLPETSNAIIPCYKDEDDIGRSDWEMEVKNILNKHFGHSFLKPFQKEALAAWIAHKDSLVLAATGSGKSLCFQIPALLTGKVVVVISPLISLMHDQCLMLAKHGVSACFLGSGQIDKSVEEKAMNGIYGIIYVCPETVLRLIGSLQRLAESRGIALFAIDEGHCVSKWGHDFRPDYRRLSILRESFSTENLKFLKFDIPLMALTATATIRVRDDILKSLCMSMDSKIIVTSFFRPNLCFSVKHSRTSSLSSYEKDFHELIEIYTRKKKFGKAHQLMSKNLEHAPDNTSRTATCDMFEPDTIDDDDAFSESDSEVGMSNECRSASSKDKKLSVEYLEDECDVFQDTDDLDVSCGEFSGQSTAKILNESDSTDAYDLQSRSEERLKLQLGPLEEGPTIIYVPTRKETLSVAKFLSRFGVKSAAYNAKLPKAHLRQVHKEFHDNILQVVVATIAFGMGINKLNVRRIIHYGWPQSLEAYYQEAGRAGRDGKLADCVLYANLTRIPTLLPSQRSEEQTKQAYKMLSDCFRYGMHTSSCRAKMLVEYFGQEFVQKKCFLCDICTKGPPEAHNLKKEVTILMQAIISHNGQNRFQDVSYNDAIEPGVSCRRFVEKSNLKRLISTIREQHHEFISSDLLWWQGLARVLEDKGFIKDGDDKAHVQIKFPEPTESGLQLLRSENRPFYVYPEADMMLSMRNRKPYSSFAEWGKGWADPEIRRQRLKRKREGSWKRPKERKMVKPDMKTVRGRLVAKILKRR